The nucleotide window AGAATCGAGGGTTTGTTTTCCTGGAAGTAATGATGAAAACGTTATGGAAAAAAAGAAATATGTCAAGAGTTTGTTTTTTGGGCCAACTCAACTATACCAGGATTCTTTTATATAAGTAGGATAGGAAAAAGGGGATCCGCTGGAGAGAGTCCAGTCCTTTTTCCTTCCCGTGCTGTTTACTTGTTCCCCACCGACCTCTCTCTCAGAAGCCAAGCGTCGTTGGCCGCCGTCGCCGACCTAATCCAAGCCTCCAAGGTACCTACTGCTTTCTCCACTCACCACCGATTACCATCTATTCGACTTTTCCCAGCCAGATCAATGGTTTTCTCTCTCTATTTGCAGATCCACCCGACCTGACCCTGTCCCTGGATCATACGCTCTCCCGCTTCCGATCCATGGAGGAGGCGAAGATCTTCGAGACCAACACCAAGTCGAGGCCGGAAAGTCATCTAGGGGCGACGGCGGAGGCAGCCGGCCTGCTCACCGACGATCTCATCCTGGATATCCTCTCTCGCATCCCGGCCAGATCCCTCCACCGCTTCAAGCACGTCTCCGTATCCTGGCGCGACCCGAAAATGTTATATGGAACCATGGTTCAGCCGAACCTACGCTCGACACCATTGATCTCTGGACGCTTTTCATAAGGATCCGTGCATGATTGATTAAAAAATGCATGATGGGAGTTGTTTGCATGTTAAACAATGCATGACGCGGATCCACATGTAGCAGGATGTTGAATCGTACGGCGTCGACCATAGGTTCGGCTGAACCATGGTCCAGAATCACGCCTCTCCGGCGCGACCTCATGGCCGACCCCGCCAACCGCAAGAAGCTGCCCCAGGCCCTCGCTGGCTTCTTCTACATGACCAGCAACAATAGGATCGGCCACCACTTCGCCAGTGTCTCCGGCGACAGCGCAGCCCCGTTCAACCTTTCCATCCCTTACGTGCACCATAACAAATACGGTGGCATCACCCAGTTGGACGCCTGCAATGGCCTCCTTCTCTACTGTGGCTTCAAGAAGAAGATGGCGAGTTGGGATGATTTCCGTTTTCTAGTGTGCAATCCCGCCACTGGGAGGTGGGTCGAGCTGCCCCCTCGGCCGCCTGTGCCCGCAAGCAGATATTGCTGTACCACAGGTCTTGCTTTTGATCCGGCAGTCTCATCCCATTTCTACGTTCTTCACTTTGAGCAGGCCGTTCCGGGAACTTACATCACAGGAGTGAACATCTACTCGTCGCTGACAGGAGCCTGGAGTTTCAGTAGTGGTCGGATGGTTGAGAAAGTGGTGCCGCTCCACAGTAAATTTGTCTTTGTCGGCCGTATGATGTATTTGATTGGCAACCTGATGGACTTCAACAACAAATACGTGCTGATGGTGGTGGGCATGGAGGGGAAAGTGTGGAAGACTATCCCTGTGCCGTATGGCCAAATATCTGCCACAATTGGAGTGTCGCAGGGGTGCTTA belongs to Triticum urartu cultivar G1812 chromosome 7, Tu2.1, whole genome shotgun sequence and includes:
- the LOC125523856 gene encoding putative F-box protein At3g17490; translated protein: MEEAKIFETNTKSRPESHLGATAEAAGLLTDDLILDILSRIPARSLHRFKHVSVSWRDLMADPANRKKLPQALAGFFYMTSNNRIGHHFASVSGDSAAPFNLSIPYVHHNKYGGITQLDACNGLLLYCGFKKKMASWDDFRFLVCNPATGRWVELPPRPPVPASRYCCTTGLAFDPAVSSHFYVLHFEQAVPGTYITGVNIYSSLTGAWSFSSGRMVEKVVPLHSKFVFVGRMMYLIGNLMDFNNKYVLMVVGMEGKVWKTIPVPYGQISATIGVSQGCLHYVVASTVSVNDSNEILGSGITLWCLKDRDSKELVLKRSANINELMGMIGEKYRVAEIHPDCDTVFLMSSGGDTLVAYDMQHQKVYCILNLEKGITKPKRFLPYVPLFSESLPDADGQ